The proteins below come from a single Micromonospora citrea genomic window:
- a CDS encoding DUF4126 domain-containing protein: MLEVLTGTGLAASAGLNAYIPLLTMGLLARYTDVIDLPAGWQWLGNGWVVAILAVLLVIEVVADKVPVVDHVNDVVQTVVRPTAGGLAFGAGASSETVTVSDPASFFSSNQWVPVVTGVLIALGVHLLKSAARPVINATTAGVGAPVASTAEDATSVVVSVAAILLPVLVLAFLAGLVLFVFWFLRRRSDRRRERQAARAAGFRV, encoded by the coding sequence GTGCTCGAAGTTCTGACCGGTACCGGCCTCGCCGCCTCGGCGGGGTTGAACGCCTACATCCCCCTGCTCACCATGGGTTTGCTGGCCCGCTACACCGACGTGATCGACCTGCCCGCCGGGTGGCAGTGGCTCGGCAACGGCTGGGTGGTCGCCATCCTGGCGGTGCTGCTGGTGATCGAGGTGGTGGCCGACAAGGTGCCCGTCGTCGACCACGTCAACGACGTGGTGCAGACCGTGGTCCGGCCGACCGCCGGCGGCCTGGCCTTCGGGGCGGGAGCCTCGTCGGAGACGGTGACCGTGAGCGACCCCGCGAGCTTCTTCTCCTCGAACCAGTGGGTGCCGGTGGTGACCGGGGTGCTGATCGCCCTCGGCGTGCACCTGTTGAAGTCGGCCGCCCGACCCGTCATCAACGCGACCACCGCCGGCGTGGGCGCCCCCGTGGCCAGCACCGCCGAGGACGCCACCAGCGTCGTCGTGTCGGTGGCGGCCATCCTCCTGCCCGTGCTGGTGCTGGCGTTCCTGGCCGGGCTGGTCCTGTTCGTCTTCTGGTTCCTGCGCCGCCGGTCCGACCGCCGCCGGGAACGTCAGGCGGCGCGGGCCGCCGGCTTCCGGGTCTGA
- the nucS gene encoding endonuclease NucS, which produces MRLVIAKCSVDYVGRLSAHLPLATRLLMVKADGSVSIHADDRAYKPLNWMSPPCRLEEAPGVWRVVNKAGEELRITLEEIFQDTSYELGVDPGLRKDGVEAHLQELLAANPETLGEGFTLVRREYMTAIGPVDLLCRDANQGAVAVEVKRRGEIDGVEQLTRYLELMNRDPLLAPVTGVFAAQEIKPQARVLATDRGIRCVVVDYDKLRGIERDELTLF; this is translated from the coding sequence GTGCGGTTGGTCATTGCGAAGTGCTCGGTGGACTACGTCGGACGGCTCTCGGCCCACCTGCCGTTGGCCACCCGGTTGCTGATGGTGAAGGCGGACGGCTCGGTGTCGATCCACGCCGACGACCGGGCGTACAAGCCGCTGAACTGGATGAGCCCGCCCTGCCGGCTGGAGGAGGCTCCCGGCGTCTGGCGGGTGGTCAACAAGGCCGGCGAGGAGCTGCGGATCACCCTGGAGGAGATCTTCCAGGACACCTCGTACGAGTTGGGCGTCGACCCCGGCCTGCGCAAGGACGGGGTGGAGGCGCACCTGCAGGAGCTGCTGGCGGCCAACCCGGAGACGCTCGGCGAGGGGTTCACGCTGGTCCGCCGGGAGTACATGACGGCCATCGGGCCGGTCGACCTGCTCTGCCGCGACGCCAACCAGGGCGCGGTGGCGGTGGAGGTGAAGCGGCGCGGCGAGATCGACGGCGTGGAGCAGCTCACCCGCTACCTGGAGCTGATGAACCGGGACCCGCTGCTCGCGCCGGTGACCGGCGTCTTCGCCGCGCAGGAGATCAAGCCGCAGGCCCGGGTGCTCGCCACCGACCGGGGCATCCGGTGCGTGGTCGTGGACTACGACAAGCTGCGCGGCATCGAACGCGACGAGCTCACGCTCTTCTGA
- a CDS encoding class I SAM-dependent methyltransferase, whose protein sequence is MRPHRLRFHLVDSERSWSARQRRRRADWLVRTFPDLGRMHVVDLGGRLGTWARADVRPAHVHVVNLERPPVDVPEWAQVDQADACDLPARIAARRYDLVFSNSVLEHVGGHERRLRFADAVRGLADRHWVQTPYRYFPIEPHWIAPGMQFLPVRLRTAFARRWPLGHKPTRTHEAAIHQVLWTELLDRSQMRHYFPDSRILVERIAGLPKSLIAVRADGLGHRAEDVRRA, encoded by the coding sequence ATGCGCCCCCATCGATTGCGCTTCCACCTCGTCGACAGCGAACGCTCGTGGAGCGCCCGGCAGCGACGTCGGCGCGCCGACTGGCTGGTCCGGACGTTTCCCGACCTCGGGCGGATGCACGTCGTCGACCTGGGTGGCCGGCTCGGCACCTGGGCGCGGGCCGACGTGCGGCCGGCCCACGTGCACGTGGTCAACCTGGAGCGGCCGCCGGTGGACGTGCCGGAATGGGCGCAGGTCGACCAGGCCGACGCCTGCGACCTGCCGGCCCGGATCGCCGCCCGCCGCTACGACCTGGTCTTCTCCAACTCCGTGCTGGAGCACGTCGGCGGGCACGAGCGGCGGCTGCGCTTCGCCGACGCGGTACGCGGCCTGGCCGACCGGCACTGGGTGCAGACGCCCTACCGCTACTTCCCCATCGAGCCGCACTGGATCGCGCCGGGGATGCAGTTCCTGCCGGTACGGCTGCGCACCGCGTTCGCCCGCCGTTGGCCGCTCGGGCACAAGCCCACCCGCACCCACGAGGCCGCCATCCACCAGGTGCTCTGGACCGAGTTGCTGGACCGGTCGCAGATGCGGCACTACTTCCCCGACTCGCGCATCCTCGTCGAGCGGATCGCCGGCCTGCCCAAGTCGCTGATCGCCGTCCGCGCGGACGGGCTCGGCCACCGGGCGGAGGACGTCAGAAGAGCGTGA
- a CDS encoding aldehyde dehydrogenase family protein, which produces MTAVHVPGAPVIEDGRLVSTSPASGAEVGRLPVATPEDVGRAVDRARRAGEWWAGLGFAGRRQRLLRWRALLARRIEELADLVHAEGGKPVADAVVEIVTAVEHVDWAARNARRVLGPRRVRSRLVLAEFSAHLEYQPHGVVGVIGPWNYPVFTPIGSVAYALAAGNAVVFKPSEYTPAVGQWLVDTFAEVVPEQPVFTAVHGLGDVGAALCRSGVGKVAFTGSSATARKVMAACAESLTPVLLEAGGKDAMIVDADADLDAAAEACVWGALTNAGQTCIGIERVYAVEPVFDAFVGKVVERAGRLTVGPDDADIGPITMPSQLDVIRRHIDDALARGGRAVLGGADAVQPPYVRPTVLVDVPEDSIAVREETFGPTLTVNRVRDVDEAVARANALSYGLGGSVFGRRRAVAIARRLRSGMASVNSTLTFAGMSTLPFGGVGDSGFGRIHGEDGLREFSRAKAITRRRARSLLASTTFERTAADVARLVKAIKTMYGR; this is translated from the coding sequence ATGACGGCTGTGCATGTCCCGGGCGCCCCGGTGATCGAGGACGGTCGACTGGTGTCGACGAGCCCGGCGAGCGGCGCCGAGGTCGGCCGCCTGCCCGTCGCGACCCCCGAGGACGTCGGGCGGGCCGTCGACCGGGCCCGCCGGGCCGGCGAGTGGTGGGCCGGGCTCGGCTTCGCCGGCCGCAGACAGCGGCTGCTGCGCTGGCGCGCGCTGCTCGCCCGGCGCATCGAGGAACTCGCCGACCTGGTGCACGCCGAGGGGGGCAAGCCCGTCGCCGACGCCGTCGTGGAGATCGTCACCGCCGTCGAGCACGTCGACTGGGCGGCCCGCAACGCGCGCCGGGTGCTGGGCCCCCGCCGGGTCCGCTCGCGGCTCGTGCTGGCCGAGTTCTCGGCCCACCTCGAATACCAGCCGCACGGCGTGGTCGGCGTGATCGGCCCGTGGAACTATCCCGTCTTCACGCCGATCGGCTCCGTCGCGTACGCGCTGGCGGCGGGGAACGCGGTGGTGTTCAAGCCGAGCGAATACACCCCCGCCGTCGGCCAGTGGCTCGTCGACACGTTCGCCGAGGTGGTGCCGGAGCAGCCGGTGTTCACCGCGGTGCACGGGCTGGGCGACGTCGGGGCGGCGCTCTGCCGTTCCGGGGTGGGCAAGGTGGCCTTCACCGGCTCGTCCGCCACCGCGCGCAAGGTGATGGCGGCCTGCGCCGAGTCGCTGACCCCGGTGCTGCTGGAGGCCGGCGGCAAGGACGCGATGATCGTCGACGCGGACGCCGACCTGGACGCCGCCGCCGAGGCATGTGTCTGGGGCGCGCTGACCAACGCCGGCCAGACCTGCATCGGCATCGAACGGGTCTACGCGGTCGAGCCGGTCTTCGACGCCTTCGTCGGCAAGGTGGTGGAGCGGGCCGGCCGGTTGACCGTCGGCCCGGACGACGCCGACATCGGCCCGATCACCATGCCGAGCCAACTCGACGTCATCCGTCGACACATCGACGACGCGCTGGCCCGGGGCGGCCGGGCGGTGCTCGGCGGCGCGGACGCCGTGCAGCCCCCGTACGTGCGGCCGACCGTGCTGGTGGACGTGCCGGAGGACTCGATCGCCGTACGCGAGGAGACCTTCGGCCCGACCCTGACCGTCAACCGGGTCCGCGACGTCGACGAGGCCGTCGCCCGGGCCAACGCCCTGTCGTACGGCCTGGGGGGTTCGGTCTTCGGCCGGCGCCGCGCGGTGGCGATCGCCCGGCGGCTGCGCTCGGGGATGGCGTCGGTCAACTCGACGCTGACCTTCGCCGGGATGTCCACGCTGCCGTTCGGCGGCGTCGGCGACTCCGGCTTCGGCCGCATCCACGGCGAGGACGGGCTGCGCGAGTTCAGCCGGGCCAAGGCGATCACCCGCCGCCGGGCCCGGTCGTTGCTGGCCTCCACGACCTTCGAGCGGACGGCCGCCGACGTCGCCCGGCTCGTCAAGGCCATCAAGACGATGTACGGTAGGTGA
- a CDS encoding FHA domain-containing protein, whose protein sequence is MEEHPELMPLLTVAGGAMRGLSARIGPTRQVIGRAPTADIVVHDAHLSRRHAEVWLTDEGACLADLGSTNGTWLNDRRITGVERLADGDVIRVGRTELRLFDPGVARTDPVGLSFGRPRRDHRPTLPLPVATPALPAADATAGTVPS, encoded by the coding sequence ATGGAGGAACATCCGGAACTGATGCCGTTGTTGACGGTCGCCGGCGGGGCGATGCGGGGCCTGAGCGCCCGGATCGGCCCCACGCGGCAGGTCATCGGCCGCGCGCCGACGGCCGACATCGTCGTGCACGACGCGCACCTGAGCCGCCGGCACGCCGAGGTCTGGTTGACCGACGAGGGCGCCTGCCTGGCGGACCTGGGCTCGACCAACGGCACCTGGCTCAACGATCGGCGGATCACCGGCGTGGAACGGTTGGCCGACGGGGACGTGATCCGGGTCGGGCGCACCGAGCTGCGCCTCTTCGACCCGGGTGTGGCACGGACCGATCCGGTGGGGCTGAGCTTCGGCCGGCCGCGCCGCGACCACCGCCCGACGCTGCCGCTGCCGGTCGCCACCCCCGCCCTCCCGGCCGCCGACGCGACGGCGGGCACCGTCCCGTCCTGA
- a CDS encoding alpha/beta hydrolase — MPRMETGQQLVSANGVTQAVRVAGPPDGVPVLLIHGNCSSAAFWEPLVRRLPDTLRVVAPDLRGYGDTDTAPVDATRGLTDFSDDVAALLDEPSLFSSAARPVVVGHSLGGGVAMRLLVDHPERVAALLLAAPVSPYGYGGTRDLTGTPTTPDFAGTGAGTANAEFVKRLAAGDRGTDSQASPRNVLRATYVADPASLGADEELLLDTLLSTATGDDNYPGTAVDSAHWPGTAPGRRGVLNALSPAYFRIADELVAVAGKPPVTWIHGDADVIVSDTSLFDLAHLGSLGVVPGWPGADACPAQPMVGQTRAVLERYAAAGGTYREVLLPGCGHSPHLERPAEFVAELLRLTDGTVA; from the coding sequence ATGCCGCGGATGGAGACCGGACAGCAGCTCGTGTCGGCGAACGGCGTCACCCAGGCGGTGCGGGTGGCCGGGCCGCCGGACGGCGTACCCGTGCTGCTGATCCACGGCAACTGCTCGTCGGCGGCCTTCTGGGAGCCGCTGGTGCGCCGGCTGCCCGACACCCTCCGGGTCGTCGCGCCCGACCTGCGCGGCTACGGGGACACCGACACCGCGCCGGTGGACGCCACCCGGGGGCTCACCGACTTCTCCGACGACGTCGCCGCGCTGCTCGACGAGCCGTCCCTGTTCTCGTCCGCCGCCCGGCCGGTGGTGGTCGGGCACTCGCTCGGCGGGGGAGTGGCCATGCGGCTGCTGGTCGACCACCCCGAGCGGGTGGCCGCGCTGCTGCTCGCCGCGCCGGTCTCGCCGTACGGCTACGGGGGCACCCGCGACCTGACCGGCACGCCCACCACGCCCGACTTCGCCGGCACCGGCGCGGGCACCGCCAACGCGGAGTTCGTCAAGCGGCTGGCCGCCGGCGACCGGGGCACGGACAGCCAGGCCAGCCCGCGCAACGTGCTGCGGGCCACCTACGTGGCCGACCCGGCCTCGCTCGGCGCGGACGAGGAACTGCTGCTGGACACCCTTCTCAGCACGGCGACGGGCGACGACAACTACCCGGGCACGGCGGTGGACTCGGCGCACTGGCCCGGCACCGCCCCGGGCCGGCGCGGCGTGCTCAACGCGCTCTCCCCGGCGTACTTCCGGATCGCCGACGAACTCGTGGCCGTGGCCGGCAAGCCGCCGGTCACCTGGATCCACGGGGACGCCGACGTGATCGTCTCGGACACCTCGCTGTTCGACCTGGCCCACCTGGGCTCGCTGGGCGTGGTGCCCGGCTGGCCGGGGGCGGACGCCTGCCCGGCGCAGCCGATGGTGGGGCAGACGCGGGCGGTGCTGGAGCGCTACGCGGCGGCGGGCGGCACGTACCGGGAGGTGCTGCTGCCGGGCTGCGGGCACAGCCCGCACCTGGAGCGGCCGGCCGAGTTCGTCGCCGAGCTGCTGCGGCTGACCGACGGGACGGTCGCCTAG
- a CDS encoding 3-hydroxyacyl-CoA dehydrogenase family protein, translating into MAREFTSVGVVGLGTMGAGIVEVFARNGVDVVAVEISEAALERGRATLTGSTDRAVAKGKLAEADRDALLARVDWQVGLGALHSVDLVIEAVPEHLDLKQRIFAELDRVCKPEAILATNTSSLSVTEISVATSRPNQVIGIHFFNPAPVMKLVEVVRTVVTSADVVADVEALCERLGKVDVTINDRAGFIANALLFGYLNHAVGMFESHYATREDIDAAMKLGCGLPMGPLALMDLIGLDTAYEILDTMYRRGGRDRRHAPVPLIKQMVTAGLLGRKSGRGFYTYERPGSPVVVPDEQTPQAAESALADGARAIAKVGVVGSGTMATGIIEVFAKAGYEVVSVTRGAEKSAKVFETVKTSLNKGVVRGKLSEADRDAALGRINWSATLEHLADVDLVVEAVVEELSVKKALFASLDEICKPGVVLATTTSSLPVIDVAMATQRPADVVGLHFFNPAPIMPLVEVVQTIRTSAETVATARAVCAALGKTGVVCGDRSGFIVNALLFPYLNDAVKMLEASYSTADDIDHAMKLGCGYPMGPFELLDVVGLDVSLAIQRELYLELREPGFAPAPLLEHLVTAGYLGRKSGRGFRDHTRR; encoded by the coding sequence GTGGCGCGCGAGTTCACCAGCGTGGGCGTTGTGGGTCTGGGCACCATGGGTGCCGGCATCGTCGAGGTATTCGCGCGCAACGGCGTCGACGTCGTCGCGGTCGAGATCTCCGAGGCGGCGCTGGAGCGCGGTCGGGCCACCCTGACCGGCTCGACGGACCGGGCCGTGGCCAAGGGCAAGCTCGCCGAGGCCGACCGGGACGCGCTGCTCGCCCGGGTCGACTGGCAGGTCGGGCTCGGCGCGCTGCACTCCGTCGACCTCGTCATCGAGGCGGTGCCCGAGCACCTGGACCTGAAGCAGCGGATCTTCGCCGAGCTGGACCGGGTCTGCAAGCCCGAGGCGATCCTGGCCACCAACACCTCGTCGCTGAGCGTCACCGAGATCTCAGTCGCGACCAGCCGGCCCAACCAGGTGATCGGCATCCACTTCTTCAACCCGGCGCCGGTCATGAAGCTGGTCGAGGTGGTCCGGACGGTGGTCACCTCCGCCGACGTGGTCGCCGACGTCGAGGCGCTCTGCGAGCGGCTGGGCAAGGTCGACGTCACCATCAACGACCGGGCCGGGTTCATCGCCAACGCGCTGCTCTTCGGCTACCTCAACCACGCCGTCGGCATGTTCGAGTCGCACTACGCGACCCGGGAAGACATCGACGCCGCCATGAAGCTCGGCTGCGGGTTGCCGATGGGCCCGCTGGCGCTGATGGACCTGATCGGCCTGGACACCGCGTACGAGATCCTCGACACCATGTACCGGCGCGGCGGCCGCGACCGCCGGCACGCCCCCGTGCCGCTGATCAAGCAGATGGTCACCGCCGGGCTGCTCGGCCGCAAGTCCGGCCGGGGCTTCTACACCTACGAGCGGCCGGGCTCCCCGGTGGTCGTACCCGACGAGCAGACGCCGCAGGCGGCGGAGTCGGCGCTCGCCGACGGCGCCCGCGCGATCGCGAAGGTCGGCGTGGTCGGCTCCGGGACGATGGCCACCGGCATCATCGAGGTCTTCGCCAAGGCCGGCTACGAGGTCGTCTCCGTGACCCGGGGCGCGGAGAAGTCCGCCAAGGTCTTCGAGACGGTCAAGACCTCGCTCAACAAGGGCGTGGTGCGCGGCAAGCTCAGCGAGGCCGACCGGGACGCGGCGCTCGGCCGGATCAACTGGTCGGCCACCCTGGAGCACCTCGCGGACGTCGACCTCGTGGTCGAGGCCGTGGTGGAGGAGCTGAGCGTCAAGAAGGCCCTCTTCGCCAGCCTCGACGAGATCTGCAAGCCGGGCGTGGTGCTCGCCACCACCACCTCGTCGCTGCCGGTGATCGACGTCGCGATGGCCACCCAGCGCCCCGCCGACGTGGTCGGGCTGCACTTCTTCAACCCGGCCCCGATCATGCCGCTGGTCGAGGTCGTGCAGACCATCCGTACCTCCGCGGAGACCGTCGCCACCGCCCGCGCGGTCTGCGCCGCCCTGGGCAAGACGGGCGTGGTCTGCGGCGACCGCTCCGGCTTCATCGTGAACGCGCTGCTCTTCCCGTACCTCAACGACGCGGTCAAGATGCTGGAGGCGAGCTACTCCACCGCCGACGACATCGACCACGCGATGAAGCTCGGCTGCGGCTACCCGATGGGCCCGTTCGAGCTGCTCGACGTCGTCGGGCTGGACGTCTCGCTGGCCATCCAGCGGGAGCTCTACCTGGAGCTGCGGGAGCCGGGCTTCGCGCCCGCGCCGCTGCTGGAGCACCTCGTCACGGCCGGCTACCTCGGCCGCAAGAGCGGTCGCGGCTTCCGCGACCACACCCGCCGCTGA
- a CDS encoding alpha/beta hydrolase, producing MSTPIRASTILPGRREDIELHTADGLRLVGELARPLDREPVATLVCLHPLPTHGGMMDSHVFRKAAWRLPALADLAVLRFNTRGTSSLRGTSEGAFDNAVGERFDVAAAIEYAEFHELPDIWLVGWSFGTDLTLKYGCDPAVTGAILLSPPLRFSAPADLDHWAASGKPLTALVPEFDDYLRPDEARERFAAVPQAEVVGVPGAKHLWVGDAETVLDEVVRRVSPAAAVPLPTTWDGPVETGDVSAYADRTVASFADRPVPGPPAGQAG from the coding sequence GTGAGCACACCGATCCGCGCGTCCACCATCCTGCCCGGGCGCCGCGAGGACATCGAGCTGCACACCGCGGACGGCCTGCGGCTGGTCGGCGAGCTGGCCCGGCCGCTGGACCGGGAGCCGGTGGCCACCCTCGTCTGCCTGCACCCGCTGCCGACGCACGGCGGGATGATGGACAGCCACGTGTTCCGCAAGGCGGCGTGGCGGCTGCCCGCCCTGGCCGACCTGGCGGTGCTCCGCTTCAACACCCGGGGCACCAGCAGCCTGCGCGGCACCAGCGAGGGCGCCTTCGACAACGCGGTCGGGGAGCGCTTCGACGTCGCCGCCGCGATCGAGTACGCCGAGTTCCACGAGCTGCCGGACATCTGGCTGGTCGGGTGGTCGTTCGGCACCGACCTGACCCTGAAGTACGGCTGCGACCCGGCGGTCACCGGGGCGATCCTGCTCTCCCCGCCGCTGCGCTTCTCCGCCCCGGCGGACCTCGACCACTGGGCCGCCTCCGGCAAGCCGCTCACCGCGCTGGTGCCCGAGTTCGACGACTACCTGCGTCCCGACGAGGCGCGGGAGCGCTTCGCGGCGGTGCCGCAGGCCGAGGTGGTCGGGGTGCCCGGCGCGAAGCACCTCTGGGTCGGCGACGCCGAGACCGTGCTGGACGAGGTGGTCCGCCGGGTCAGTCCGGCCGCCGCCGTGCCGTTGCCGACCACCTGGGACGGCCCCGTGGAGACCGGGGACGTCAGCGCGTACGCCGACCGCACGGTCGCCTCCTTCGCCGACCGTCCGGTGCCCGGCCCGCCCGCCGGTCAGGCCGGCTGA
- a CDS encoding AI-2E family transporter has translation MADDGPRESSGDREPGSAPGPGGGSPRPEHATAPRHADRAGPTHREDQATGHTPGGQPAPGTTDRDEPATGTTGGGQQPGANGSSRFGTPGRPLRRSSFLVGFSGAAGVLLAYALYLGLRNAAGILVLVLIALFLAVGLHPAVVRLRSWGLPHGAAVAAVALTVVLLLCGGLFALVPPIVTQTGQFIDQLPNYVEELRRNRTVNDLVERYDLMDRVRSAANVDTVGQALGGVLGGAQMIFGTVFRGLTVLVLTIYFLVHFDRIRDLGYALVPRSRRDRVRLIGDEILTKVGAYMVGAISIAVLAGAATFVFALAVGLPYPFALAVVVAVTDLIPQIGATLGAVIVSLVAFATDLRVGIACVVFFLIYQQVENYLIYPKIMRRSVAVNEVAALVAALLGASLLGVVGALIAIPAVAAFQLILREVLLPRQESR, from the coding sequence ATGGCAGACGACGGACCGAGGGAGTCGAGCGGCGACCGGGAGCCCGGTAGCGCCCCGGGACCGGGCGGCGGAAGCCCGAGGCCCGAGCACGCCACCGCACCTCGGCACGCCGACCGAGCCGGCCCCACCCACCGCGAGGACCAGGCCACGGGCCACACGCCCGGCGGCCAGCCCGCGCCGGGCACCACGGACCGCGACGAGCCGGCCACGGGCACCACGGGCGGCGGTCAGCAGCCGGGCGCGAACGGGTCGAGCCGGTTCGGTACGCCGGGACGACCGCTGCGGCGCAGCAGCTTCCTGGTCGGCTTCTCCGGGGCGGCCGGGGTGCTGCTGGCGTACGCCCTCTATCTGGGGCTGCGCAACGCGGCCGGAATCCTGGTCCTGGTGCTCATCGCGCTCTTCCTCGCCGTCGGCCTGCACCCGGCCGTGGTCCGCCTGCGGTCCTGGGGGCTGCCGCACGGCGCTGCCGTGGCGGCGGTCGCGCTGACGGTCGTGCTGCTGCTCTGCGGTGGCCTGTTCGCCCTGGTGCCACCGATCGTCACGCAGACCGGGCAGTTCATCGACCAGCTGCCGAACTACGTCGAGGAGCTGCGCCGCAACCGTACGGTCAACGACCTCGTCGAGCGGTACGACCTGATGGACCGGGTGCGGAGCGCGGCGAACGTCGACACGGTCGGCCAGGCCCTCGGCGGGGTGCTCGGCGGGGCTCAGATGATCTTCGGCACGGTGTTCCGGGGACTGACCGTGCTGGTGCTGACGATCTACTTCCTGGTCCACTTCGACCGGATCCGCGACCTGGGCTACGCACTGGTGCCCCGCTCCCGCCGGGACCGGGTGCGGCTGATCGGCGACGAGATCCTGACCAAGGTCGGCGCGTACATGGTGGGCGCGATCAGCATCGCCGTGCTGGCCGGGGCGGCCACGTTCGTCTTCGCGCTGGCCGTCGGGCTGCCGTACCCGTTCGCGCTGGCCGTGGTGGTCGCGGTGACCGACCTGATCCCGCAGATCGGCGCGACCCTGGGCGCGGTGATCGTCAGCCTGGTGGCCTTCGCCACCGACCTGCGGGTGGGCATCGCCTGCGTGGTGTTCTTCCTGATCTATCAACAGGTGGAGAACTACCTGATCTACCCCAAGATCATGCGCCGATCGGTGGCGGTCAACGAGGTGGCCGCCCTGGTCGCCGCGCTGCTCGGCGCGTCCCTGCTGGGCGTGGTGGGCGCGCTCATCGCGATTCCGGCGGTGGCCGCGTTCCAGCTCATCCTGCGGGAGGTGCTGCTGCCCCGGCAGGAGTCCCGCTGA
- a CDS encoding DivIVA domain-containing protein: protein MPQQSSPLAFFDNANSQPDFTVGLRGYNTHQVDDFIGRMTAALTQSEQARAEAEQRMNDAQRRLRQAEQRMSTLEQKLADTNKQLEENSRPTLSGLGTRVEQILRLAEEQANDHRNEAKRESEGILSAARLEAREITDKARAEAAAMKATAEREAGSVRTAAEREAAEVRVQARREADTLRADAERETKQLRTVTAHEVAELKSTVEREVATLRATAEREITQQRAKAAREAEEKRAEATKLLTDARDKRDKDLQALELQLAERREKAEREESERHAAQVAQTQKLVSEAEQRAHAAQERAKEIEQRAEARRVESERTANETVDKAKALADKTLTEAKAEAKRLLTEARTEAELTTQAARREVEDLTRQKDAVTSQLGQMLSGLAGIVPGVPAAPAAQAAPAKPEAKKADGADERVAAETSN from the coding sequence ATGCCCCAGCAGTCCTCCCCTCTTGCGTTCTTCGATAACGCGAACTCACAGCCCGATTTCACCGTCGGCCTGCGCGGCTACAACACCCACCAGGTCGATGACTTCATCGGCCGGATGACGGCCGCGCTGACCCAGTCCGAGCAGGCCCGCGCCGAGGCCGAGCAGCGCATGAACGACGCTCAGCGCCGGCTCCGCCAGGCCGAACAGCGCATGAGCACGCTGGAGCAGAAGCTCGCCGACACCAACAAGCAGCTCGAGGAGAACAGCCGGCCCACCCTCTCCGGCCTCGGCACCCGCGTCGAGCAGATCCTCCGGCTGGCCGAGGAGCAGGCCAACGACCACCGCAACGAGGCCAAGCGCGAGTCGGAGGGCATCCTCTCCGCCGCACGCCTCGAGGCCCGCGAGATCACCGACAAGGCGCGGGCCGAGGCGGCGGCGATGAAGGCCACCGCCGAGCGCGAGGCGGGCAGCGTCCGCACCGCCGCCGAGCGGGAGGCCGCCGAGGTCCGCGTCCAGGCCCGGCGCGAGGCCGACACGCTGCGCGCCGACGCCGAGCGGGAGACCAAGCAGCTGCGCACGGTCACGGCGCACGAGGTCGCCGAGCTGAAGTCCACCGTCGAGCGCGAGGTCGCCACGCTCCGGGCCACCGCCGAGCGGGAGATCACCCAGCAGCGGGCGAAGGCCGCCCGGGAGGCCGAGGAGAAGCGCGCCGAGGCGACCAAGCTGCTCACCGACGCGCGGGACAAGCGCGACAAGGACCTGCAGGCCCTGGAGCTCCAGCTCGCCGAGCGCCGGGAGAAGGCCGAGCGCGAGGAGTCGGAGCGGCACGCGGCGCAGGTCGCGCAGACCCAGAAGCTGGTAAGCGAGGCCGAGCAGCGGGCCCACGCCGCGCAGGAGCGGGCCAAGGAGATCGAGCAGCGCGCCGAGGCCCGCCGGGTCGAGTCGGAGCGCACCGCCAACGAGACGGTCGACAAGGCCAAGGCGCTGGCCGACAAGACGCTGACCGAGGCGAAGGCCGAGGCGAAGCGGCTGCTCACCGAGGCGCGCACCGAGGCCGAGCTGACCACCCAGGCGGCCCGCCGCGAGGTCGAGGACCTCACCCGGCAGAAGGACGCCGTCACCTCCCAGCTCGGCCAGATGCTCTCCGGCCTCGCCGGGATCGTGCCGGGCGTCCCGGCGGCGCCGGCCGCCCAGGCCGCGCCCGCCAAGCCGGAGGCCAAGAAGGCCGACGGCGCGGACGAGCGGGTGGCCGCCGAGACGTCCAACTGA